In the genome of Populus nigra chromosome 19, ddPopNigr1.1, whole genome shotgun sequence, the window GGTTAAGTTAAATTATTAGAGTTTTATATTGTCATGGTTCGAAGTATGAAATTTACTTAATATTGCTATTTTAAagtatgaaaattattttgttatatttaaaaacaatatttagtaattattgtattttcaaaCCACAATAAGATGAAACTATGGTATTtcgctaattttttaaatattgttattctgttaaaatatttaaaaaactatgttaattttaaaaaatatccttcATAATTCCATatacggtaaaaaaaaaaaaggcatcctCGTTCCTCAACGGCTACAATCCAAGCCATCCAAAAAACAATCCCACTAAAATCTAACGGCCCCTACCTTTTAACCCTCGCTATTCAAATCTTATTCTCCAACGGTCAAATGCCAACAACCCCCACTCATTAAAATCCCCACAAGCTTATTCCCAAAACTAGCCGTtaccacctctctctctctctcccctctggAAACAACTCTCTCCCCCTCAAATCAAATCCACAGCATTAAACATTcaaagattctttttttatatatccaaTTCAAGAATCAATCAAGTTTAACCCATGATCAGCACCTCGGCTAAAGAATCCAAGGCCGCAAGCAAGAAGTTGGATTCCTGCTCTCCAATACCAAGCAGACCAACAAATCCCATTTCAAGAAACTCAGAGATTAATCCAATGAGGAGAAGTTTCAGTGGAAGCCCATTTTCTAAACCTTCTATTATTTCCAATCAAGTAGGAGGAGGCTTTAACCCCAATACTCCTGTTAATAGCCCTTCAGGTTTGATTTCTTTCActgtttccttttcctttctttttttttcttgcggTGAACAAACATTTAATACATCTTAATACATCTTTTATTGGGTTTTGTTTAGTcttttctataatttaacaGGGTTttgctatattttattttttattagaaaatagcTTATGAGGTTGTCTATGGTTTGTTTGGGAAGTAATTGAAAGGATGGCTTAATGGGTTAATGGGTTGTCAATACTTGGTTTGGCAATTAAGCCTTCCatttgtttaattatgtttttgttttgctggAAACTAGTTTGTGGGTCAATTTTGCAACAAAACAGGTTCGGTGTTTTAGAGTGAACGTGGTAGATATTTCATGTTAATGTTGCCCTTAAGTTTACTTGAAACAAAGAGCTTCTGCAAAAATCACCGGACATAATGTTTCAATCAAGTTCCCTTTTGGTCTTCAACAGCCAATTAGTAAaagcttgttttgttttaaaattgatatcttGATTCTGATCGgcagctttttgttttttggtttgcaGATTATCCGCGAAGAAACTCTATTAGCAGAGACAATATCGTAGTTACATTGCGTGATCACGAGGACAAAGAAAATGGTAAAGACCAGACTTGGAAATCAGTGAGAATTCGTTCACCAGCAAAGGGTACAAAGAATTTCATGTCTCCAACAATTTCTGCAGCTTCAAAAATCAATGCATCTCcgaaaaagaaaatcttggcTGATAGGAATGAGCAAATTCGCACTTCGATTTCATTTGCTGATGCAAAAAGCCCTTTAATGGAAGACTTGGACTCAAACCCTGACAAGGGTTTGAATCAGAAGAAGGAGGTCTCGTTTGATTCGACAGTCATTTACTTGGCGGACAATAATGATTCCAAAAGTGAGAAACGTGTTGATTTGATGGTAGATTCAAGTGCTAAAGATGATTTGGACTTGTCATCAAAGAAACTAACTGTTGAGAAGGATTGTGTTAATCTTGATTCAAGTTTTAAGATTAATCCAAGGGTCTCTAGTTCATTGCCAAGTCCTGCTTTGGCACCTCTTGACGCAGATCCATCAATGCCTCCTTATGATCCTAAGACTAATTACCTCTCACCAAGGCCTCAGTTTCTTCATTATAGGCCTAACCCGCGAGTTGAGCTTTATCTAAACAAGGAAAGAGATGGCCAATCACTTGATGAGATTTTTGCATCTGAATCCTCAGAAACTGAAGTTAGTGAAGCTGAAGACAGTCACTCTGATGATTTGCAGAAAGAATCGGATGCTTCTTTAGCCAATGAggtgaaaaaagaagaggaatcGGAGGAGCTGCTGCTAATATCTGAACCCAACCCCATTAGTACTTttgtggaggaggagaaggaagaGCTGCTTGTATCTGAACCCAATTCCATTAGTACTTCTGTGGAGAAGGCTAGAGAGAAAAGGGTGTCTAAATCACATTTCTTTACAAGAAGAAAGTTCGATGCTTTGCTTTTTGTCCTGACTGTTGGATTTTTATATGCTTCGTTTTCTAAATCCCCAGTCATGGATCCTTCTGTGCTGAATAACTTGACCTTCCCTGAGCCGTATGTCCCACCTGAACTCTCAGAGTATGCCAGGCAAAGTTTTGAAGCTCTAGCTCATAAGGTCCAGCTTTGGCTGCATCAGTGTATTTGTTACACACACAATCTGATTAACAGCTTCAGAGGTGGGCACAACCTGGGTT includes:
- the LOC133679250 gene encoding uncharacterized protein LOC133679250: MISTSAKESKAASKKLDSCSPIPSRPTNPISRNSEINPMRRSFSGSPFSKPSIISNQVGGGFNPNTPVNSPSDYPRRNSISRDNIVVTLRDHEDKENGKDQTWKSVRIRSPAKGTKNFMSPTISAASKINASPKKKILADRNEQIRTSISFADAKSPLMEDLDSNPDKGLNQKKEVSFDSTVIYLADNNDSKSEKRVDLMVDSSAKDDLDLSSKKLTVEKDCVNLDSSFKINPRVSSSLPSPALAPLDADPSMPPYDPKTNYLSPRPQFLHYRPNPRVELYLNKERDGQSLDEIFASESSETEVSEAEDSHSDDLQKESDASLANEVKKEEESEELLLISEPNPISTFVEEEKEELLVSEPNSISTSVEKAREKRVSKSHFFTRRKFDALLFVLTVGFLYASFSKSPVMDPSVLNNLTFPEPYVPPELSEYARQSFEALAHKVQLWLHQCICYTHNLINSFRGGHNLGSLQYANLTILVEDGIVGGQFAFDQSILGSKVKYEEKVSAPISAAEVDIKLVDEWDQPTTADEDIKEVAGDNNDGYFDSVPDPEEVSVPESEEVNLLPQSEVTGPGKEVIQESAETAANVVKLQSNIDLEDQFVLIPQAAEIQPEILNSMQCRGRDAISSADIESPAAEDNLEILEGAATENPRSSEEANLFPQSEVTGPGKSTQEAIQESAETAANVVKLQSNIDLEDQFVLIPQAAEIQPEILNSMQSQGRDDISFADIESLVAEDNFEILEGAATENPRSSELVNTHSAQRMVGISLIVFSLLGTVFIYMKSRAPTAQNATFTVDQVPITKKLDFCPLSVAAEHEDIAGESCSSEMSSFSLSYSKKGQKGKSEAQNFKPRKSNHRRESMASSDYSVGSMGSPSYGSFTTYEKIPSKHGNADEEVITPVRRSSRIRHQVISP